A segment of the Prochlorococcus sp. RS04 genome:
TTTGTTTAATTATCCTTATTTAATTTATCATTTAATCGATCACTATAGTCCAGCTTCCTAAGTAATTTGAGAATGATTTCCCTTTGGGTTGCCCATATGAATGAAATTGATATAAACCTGATCTTTTGGGATTAAAGACTTTTAAGACAATTGCATAACTGTCTTTATTTGAAGGAATTGGACTGTAAGGGTAAATATCTAGTGAACGTAAGCCTGATTCATCAGTATTAATTTCGATATCAGCTGGAATGTCTTCTAAACATTTTGTTCTATTCTCAAAACCGCCAATTCTTACCTTGCAAAAACTTATTTTTTCACTTTTTAAAGTGGATTTAAAGGTTTTAGGGATTGCTAGATTAATTTTTAGGAGTTCACTTCTTCTATCAGCTGGCCTTAAGAAAAAATAAATTGTATTTCTAAATTTCTTTTTATTTTCTTTTTGAAACCACTTTAATCTTCTATACACAGAGTCTTGATTCCACTGAAATTCCAACCCTGCTTTAGCATCTTGGATTTTATTAAAAAAAGGTGTCGAAACTAAAATTGTGGGAATAACTAGAAATCTTAAAATTTTAAAATTCATGGTAAATTTCTTTGTGATTTTTAACATTAAAGGAATGGAATTTAAAGGTTGAGTTCGTGCTATTCAAATTTAAAGCAGAAAAATAATTTCACTAAGGTTAACATCTATCTGTCCTTAATTTTGCCGCGCCTTTTAAATAAGGGTGCTTTATTGAATAATTTGGTGGCAATAAAACTTGAGCCATTATTCTTATACAAAAATCAACATCATCAGATACAAACATTTGTTGGCAGTCTAAAAAGGCAACTGAATCAAGTCCATTAAATTTCCTTGCTATTGAAGCGGGGAAACATGCATCTAAATCTTTTGTCGCTGTGAATGTAATGGATAGTATGTTCGTCTTAATTAGATTGTTTCGTGAAATTAATTCATCAATTAATTCCACTACGGCAACTTCTATTTCTCTAACAGAATTACCAGATGCTGTTGTAGCACCTCGAATAAATGTAATTTTATAATCGTCTTTCATTTTTTCAAACATATCGATTTAAGGCTTGTATAACCAAAGTATTTTATTAGATGAATCAAACTCAAAAAAGATATTATTGATAATTTTCTCAATTATTCTACTTCCAGGAATTAGTCCAAGTATTTTTTTCTTCTTCTTCCCAAATGTTAAGGGTTGAATTTTAGGATCAATATTAACCATTTCTGCAGCTAGCTCCCTTGCAACAAATTCATCTCCAACCTTATCAACAAGACCAAGTTTGAGTGCTTGTGTTCCAGTGAAAATTCTTCCATCAGCAAATTTTCTTACTTCTTCAACAGATAAATTCCTTCCTTCAGCAACAGCTTCAGTAAATTGATTGTAACTTTCATCTATAAGTCCTTGGAGTAGATTTCTACCTTCCTCACTTAGAGGTTTATCTGGAGAAAGTATATCTTTAAATACACCGCTTTTAACAGTCTCAAATTTGATGCCGATTTTATCTAATAATTCAGATAAATTATTTCCTCTTATAATCACACCAATAGATCCTGTAATTGTTCCTGGATTAGCAACTATTTTGTCAGATGCAACACCAATGTAAACACCTCCTGATGCTGAGACGTTCCCAAAACTAGAAATGACTTTACATCCTTTATCTTTAAGTCTTTTAATAGCAGAATATATTTCTTGGCTATCCCCAACAGTACCCCCTGGAGAATCAATTCTCACGATTAAAGCAGGAAATTCTCTATCTTCAATTTGTTTAAGAGCTTTAAGGACTGAAACTCTTGTTGAACCTGTAATAGGCTCATCGATTACTATACGAGCTAATCTTTTTTTTGACTTTCGTCTAAAAGGCCAAATCATTTTTTAAGGTAAATTCATAAAACTACTTTAAAAAGACTATCAGCAGACCTAATGAATTCAATCCTAAATTGGTTTTTAATGATACTCCCTTTTGCACTTTGGGGTACTTCAATGGCGGCTATGACTCCTTTAGTATCTAGTGCTGGGCCAGAGTTTGTGGCCTCTTTAAGATTACTTCCTGCAGGGATACTTGTTCTAATAACAACATATTTGTTTAAAAGAGATTTAAAAATCTATAAGTGTGATTTGAAGTGGTTTTTTGTTTTTACGATTGTAGATGCCACTTTTTTTCAGTTGTTTTTAACTTATGGGATTGAAAAAACTGGAGCAGGTTTAGGTTCTGTCTTAATTGATTCTCAACCTCTTTTGGTAGCTATTTTAGCGAGAGCAATTTTTGGAAATTTAATTAATCCAGTAGGATGGTTAGGACTACTTTTTGGCTTGGGAGGAATAGTATTTTTAGGAGTTCCACAAGAAGTTTTAGGGAATTGGTGGTTGATGTCTGATAAGTCTATAAATGATGTTACTTTTAACTTCGGAGAACTTTGGATGCTTGCAGCTTCTCTCGCTATGGCATTAGGAACAATTTTAATTAGATTCACTTGTACAAAAAGTGATCCAGTGGCAGTTACAGGTTGGCATATGGTTTTAGGGAGTTTGCCCTTAATTATTAAGCACTGCTTACAATCAAATTTCACAATAATTCCAGATTGGTCAATATTTGATTGGGGACTTATGTCATTTGCAAGTATTTTTGGTGGAGCAATAGCATATGGATTGTTTTTCTACTTTGCTAATAATAAAGAAATAACTGGATTTAGCACTCTTGCATTTTTAACACCTGTATTTGCTCTTCTCAGTGGAGGTGTTTGGTTAGATGAAAGACTCACTATTGTGCAGTGGATAGGAGTGGTGTTTGTTCTTATCTCGGTATTTTTTGTTAGCCAGAGAAAGAGTTTATGGGAAAATAAATTTTCTGATACTACTATTTAATTAGTAACTTTTTGTAAAAAGTCCAATAATGCGAATAGTTTTGATTAGTACTCCAATAGGGTTCTTAGGTAGTGGTAAAGGTGGTGGAGTTGAATTAACTTTAAATTCTTTAGTTTCAGGTTTAATTTCTTTAGGCCATTCTGTTGAGGTTGTAGCTCCAAAAAATTCTAAGTTACATGAAAGTAATGTAAAAGCAAAATTACACTTTGTGGAAGGTGAAGATCAAATTAGTTGGCAGCATCAAAATTATAATTCTCCCGTGATTATCCCTGACAATTCTCTTTTAGCAGGAATGCTTGAAAAGGGAGTAGATATCGCTAAACATGCAGATGTGTTGTTGAACATGTCCTATGATTGGTTGCCTATCTGGATGACTCTAAATTTAGAGATGCCCATTGCACATATTATTAGTATGGGTTCTGAAAGTTCAGTAATTAATAATTTAATCTCTAAGGTATATGCTAGATATCCAAATAATTTTGCTTTTCATTCCAAAATCCAAGCTAGTGATTATCCATTCATAAAAAAACCAACAATTATTGGTAATGGGTTTAATTTAGATAATTATATTTTTCAAGATTCAGATAAGGGACCGTTGGCATGGGTTGGAAGAGTGGCTCCTGAGAAAGGTTTGGAGGATGCAGTTTATGTGGCAAATCAACTTGGCGAAAAATTAAAAGTTTGGGGATTTATAGAAGATGAGATTTATGCCTCAAAGATAGAAAAAACATTCCCTCAAGGAGCTATAGATTGGATGGGATTTTTATCGACAGATGTATTACAAAAAGAACTTGGTAAATGTAGAGTTTTGCTAAATACTCCGAAATGGAATGAGGCATATGGGAACGTTATTGTTGAAGCTTTAGCATGTGGTGTGCCAGTTGTAGCTTATAAAAGGGGAGGGCCTAGTGAAATTATTCAGCATGGCCAAACAGGTTATCTTGCGGATCCTGATGATAAAAATAATATGCTTTCTTATGTAGAGATTATTGAAAATATAAAGCGTCATAAATGTAGAGAATGGGTAGAAAAAAATGCCTCCGCAGATATATTTGCTAACAAGGTTGTGAACTGGCTTAATAAGGTAATGCATGAATATAAATAATATAAATGATTCTTCTTAACTCAAAAAAAAGGCTCATAACCTTACTAATAATTTTAGTTTGCGGGATCATTATATTTTTCTTAGGTTTAGGCACTACAGGATTGGTAGACGAAACTCCCCCTTTATTTGCCGCTGCAGCACGGGCAATGAGTGAATCTGGTGATTGGTTAACTCCAAAAGTTAATGGAATATTCCGTTTTGATAAGCCTCCACTGATATATTGGCTAATGGGTTTTTTTTATTCATTACCGAAAAACGAAATCTGGGATAGCTTCGGGACTCTCTCAGCAAGACTCCCTTCAGCTTTGGCATCATTATTTTTGATGTTGATGATTGGAGATACGTTGTTTTGTTGGCCACAGAAGAGTAATAGGCAATTCCTGACTCCAATAGTTGCATCATTAGGATTTGCACTTTCTCCATTAATAATTATTTGGAGTAGAACTGCTGTGAGTGATGCACTTTTAACTGGAATTTTAGGGATTAGCCTGCTTTTGTTTTGGAGAAGAATGGCAAGTGAAAATAATGATCAATGCATTTCAGCTTGGGTATTTTTAGGTTTTGCAATTTTAGTGAAAGGACCTGTTGCATTCGTTTTGGCATTATTGACTATTACGTCTTTCTTGTTTTGTCAGAAGAATTGGAAAAAGTTGCTCAGTAAGATAAAACCTAAAAAAGGTTTTTTAATAACAACGCTAATAAGTGTTCCATGGTACATATTAGAACTTCTAAAAGAGGGAAAGCCTTTTTGGGATAGTTTTTTTGATTACCATAATTTTCAAAGATATACCTCAGTTGTAAATAATCATGCAGAACCGTTTTGGTTTTTTCTTTACATAATGATATTGGCTTCATTACCATTCACTCCTTTTTTATATCATGGGATATTTGAAACCCTTAAGGATTTCTTTAAAAGGTCAAAAGAAAGTTGCAATGTCAATGAAACCCTTTATACATATTCTCTATGTTGGTTAACGTCAGTTTTAATCTTCTTTAGCCTTTCTGCAACGAAACTACCTAGCTATTGGCTGCCAGCAATTCCAGCGGCGGCATTGTTAACAAGTAATAGCTTTATAAGCTTAAAAAATATAAATAAAAGTTATTTATATTTCTGGATTTTTAATATTTTAATTTTGTTTGGCTTCTCAATAGCTTTCTTTTTCTCGAATATTTGGTTGAGTACGATTAATGATCCCGAAATGCCTAATCTTGCATCTGAACTTGTAAGCTCTGGGATTATTTTCAAAGCTAAATTGTTCTTCTTTTCATTCACCCTTTTTGCAATAATCTTATTTTCTTTCAAATCTAGAAATATCCTTCTTTATCTTCAAATTTTACTTTTAATTGGACAATCTTATTTGATGTCGCCAATAAGAAAATTAGCAGATACTTCAAGGCAATTACCTTTAAGGAATATCTCAAAATTAATTCTAGATATTCGCGAGGGAAGGGAAACTTTAGCAATGATCGGGATCAGGAAACCTTCATTACATTATTATTCGAGACAAATAGTTTTTTATGAACCAAGTACTGAAGAGGGATTAATTAATCTGTCAGAAAGGCTAAATACTGATAGAAGAGAGAATTATGAGGATCAACCTGATTATGAATATAAATCTCTATTGGTAGTAATAGATGAATACTCCACCCGCCAACAGCAATGGTCAAAAATTAATCATCAAAAATTGGGCAAATTTGGGATTTATAATTTATGGCGAATTCAAAAAAGTGATTTAAATAAGTATGCGAGATTACTAGTTAAAAGTGGTTATAAATCTGACTGGGAAAACAGAAAAGTTGAAAAATTTTAACAGAGCTTTTTTTTAAGGAGGGCATTTTTTAAATCATCAATGCTGCACTTGCTTGGGATGTCAATTTTATTTAGATCTTCCATTAATTCGAGATCGATGACAGAATCTTCGGCTAAAAAACTAAAAACTTCATTAATGCTTATTCCCATATCTTGAGCCATCTCTGAGATGAGCCTTAAAGTATCCCTTCTCACAGAAATCCTTAGATCTAAAGGAATATATTCATTTTCAGGGTTTGCTGACTTCATACACTAAATCTTAAGACATTATTTAGTTATCAGGATATAAACTTTACAATATTCATTAATCATGCATTTAGAAATAAGTTTTCATTTAAGTTGTTCCAATAAATAAATTCATAAATATTTTTAATAGAGGAATTGTGATTATTGAAATTAAGGTTGTAGTAAAAAGAATTTTTGAAGCTATTATTTGTTTCACACCATAAGCCTCTGCCATTAATATTGTGGATATTGCCGTTGGGGTTGCGGCCTGAAGAATTACTGCAGATGATTGATAGAAGTTAAAATTTAAGAATTTGCATACTAAAAAAATAATAATTGGAAGAATAAATAACTTTAATAAAATTGAAAATTTAATTTCTTCATTTAGATCCAAAATCCTCTCATTTTGATTTGTGATTATTCCAAGTCTTGTTCCCACAATTATTATTGCTAAAGCTATGACTATTCTTGCTGGAATCCAAAGATAATTGCCTAAAATTTCATCTACTTGAAAAAGATATGCAAGTAGTACACCAATAATACCTCTTGATGCAGGGCTATTTATCAATGCATTTAATAGTCCTTTGATATTTGGGATGTTATTACTTTTAGATTTTTCTTGAAGAAAAAAAGGTCCAAATATCCAAGCGAAAAGTGTTGTTCCTAAATCAAATCCAATAGTGAAATTTATAGTTGTTGAAGGTAGAAGAGCTAGCGCAATTGGTATTCCAAGAAATGATGTATTACC
Coding sequences within it:
- a CDS encoding DUF2808 domain-containing protein, with protein sequence MLKITKKFTMNFKILRFLVIPTILVSTPFFNKIQDAKAGLEFQWNQDSVYRRLKWFQKENKKKFRNTIYFFLRPADRRSELLKINLAIPKTFKSTLKSEKISFCKVRIGGFENRTKCLEDIPADIEINTDESGLRSLDIYPYSPIPSNKDSYAIVLKVFNPKRSGLYQFHSYGQPKGKSFSNYLGSWTIVID
- the sppA gene encoding signal peptide peptidase SppA; the protein is MIWPFRRKSKKRLARIVIDEPITGSTRVSVLKALKQIEDREFPALIVRIDSPGGTVGDSQEIYSAIKRLKDKGCKVISSFGNVSASGGVYIGVASDKIVANPGTITGSIGVIIRGNNLSELLDKIGIKFETVKSGVFKDILSPDKPLSEEGRNLLQGLIDESYNQFTEAVAEGRNLSVEEVRKFADGRIFTGTQALKLGLVDKVGDEFVARELAAEMVNIDPKIQPLTFGKKKKKILGLIPGSRIIEKIINNIFFEFDSSNKILWLYKP
- the aroH gene encoding chorismate mutase, translated to MFEKMKDDYKITFIRGATTASGNSVREIEVAVVELIDELISRNNLIKTNILSITFTATKDLDACFPASIARKFNGLDSVAFLDCQQMFVSDDVDFCIRIMAQVLLPPNYSIKHPYLKGAAKLRTDRC
- a CDS encoding DMT family transporter → MNSILNWFLMILPFALWGTSMAAMTPLVSSAGPEFVASLRLLPAGILVLITTYLFKRDLKIYKCDLKWFFVFTIVDATFFQLFLTYGIEKTGAGLGSVLIDSQPLLVAILARAIFGNLINPVGWLGLLFGLGGIVFLGVPQEVLGNWWLMSDKSINDVTFNFGELWMLAASLAMALGTILIRFTCTKSDPVAVTGWHMVLGSLPLIIKHCLQSNFTIIPDWSIFDWGLMSFASIFGGAIAYGLFFYFANNKEITGFSTLAFLTPVFALLSGGVWLDERLTIVQWIGVVFVLISVFFVSQRKSLWENKFSDTTI
- a CDS encoding ArnT family glycosyltransferase, with amino-acid sequence MILLNSKKRLITLLIILVCGIIIFFLGLGTTGLVDETPPLFAAAARAMSESGDWLTPKVNGIFRFDKPPLIYWLMGFFYSLPKNEIWDSFGTLSARLPSALASLFLMLMIGDTLFCWPQKSNRQFLTPIVASLGFALSPLIIIWSRTAVSDALLTGILGISLLLFWRRMASENNDQCISAWVFLGFAILVKGPVAFVLALLTITSFLFCQKNWKKLLSKIKPKKGFLITTLISVPWYILELLKEGKPFWDSFFDYHNFQRYTSVVNNHAEPFWFFLYIMILASLPFTPFLYHGIFETLKDFFKRSKESCNVNETLYTYSLCWLTSVLIFFSLSATKLPSYWLPAIPAAALLTSNSFISLKNINKSYLYFWIFNILILFGFSIAFFFSNIWLSTINDPEMPNLASELVSSGIIFKAKLFFFSFTLFAIILFSFKSRNILLYLQILLLIGQSYLMSPIRKLADTSRQLPLRNISKLILDIREGRETLAMIGIRKPSLHYYSRQIVFYEPSTEEGLINLSERLNTDRRENYEDQPDYEYKSLLVVIDEYSTRQQQWSKINHQKLGKFGIYNLWRIQKSDLNKYARLLVKSGYKSDWENRKVEKF
- a CDS encoding glycosyltransferase family 4 protein, which encodes MRIVLISTPIGFLGSGKGGGVELTLNSLVSGLISLGHSVEVVAPKNSKLHESNVKAKLHFVEGEDQISWQHQNYNSPVIIPDNSLLAGMLEKGVDIAKHADVLLNMSYDWLPIWMTLNLEMPIAHIISMGSESSVINNLISKVYARYPNNFAFHSKIQASDYPFIKKPTIIGNGFNLDNYIFQDSDKGPLAWVGRVAPEKGLEDAVYVANQLGEKLKVWGFIEDEIYASKIEKTFPQGAIDWMGFLSTDVLQKELGKCRVLLNTPKWNEAYGNVIVEALACGVPVVAYKRGGPSEIIQHGQTGYLADPDDKNNMLSYVEIIENIKRHKCREWVEKNASADIFANKVVNWLNKVMHEYK
- a CDS encoding AEC family transporter; amino-acid sequence: MGLLLKEGIDINLIKSAFLAFSTIGFLITLINIIPIFKKKFPNYTLQLAGLIGNTSFLGIPIALALLPSTTINFTIGFDLGTTLFAWIFGPFFLQEKSKSNNIPNIKGLLNALINSPASRGIIGVLLAYLFQVDEILGNYLWIPARIVIALAIIIVGTRLGIITNQNERILDLNEEIKFSILLKLFILPIIIFLVCKFLNFNFYQSSAVILQAATPTAISTILMAEAYGVKQIIASKILFTTTLISIITIPLLKIFMNLFIGTT